AAACAAGAAGCAATGATTGCGCGCTACGCAGCAACACGTTATGAATTAAAAAAGGCGCGTGATTATGCAGCATTAGCGAAACTTCCGAAAGACTCTAATCCTAATCGTTTGAAAAATAGAGACCGAATTGATGGACGTCCGCGGGGATATATGCGCAAGTTTGGGATGTCACGGGTAAAATTTAGAGAATTAGCCCATGAAGGTAAAATTCCGGGTGTTAAAAAAGCAAGTTGGTAACTTCAATTGTTAAGTAAAACTTCTCATTAAGATTGAGAAGTTTTTTCTTTTTTTGGAGCGAAATTGACGGCGAAATCTTTTTGTTCTCTGACTTTTAATGATAAACTTATACTAGGAGGAGCTTATGGAGAAAAGCTATCAGAAAGGCCAGTTTAGTACTCGTATTTTTTATGGAGAGACATTAAACAAAAGTATTGATCCTATTACTAGTGATAATTTACACGTGATTATTTTAACAAATCAAAAATACTATGATCGTTCTTTTGAAAAAATTAGTCAACTCTTTAAAAGAGCCCGTGATATTGACTGGTATATTTGTCGAAATCAGACATATTGCAACAACTTGGAAGAATTAATGAATTTGCTACACTTTTTGGAACGATTTCCCCAAAATCGTAACTATTTATTTTGTGGCTATGGAAATGAAGGTGTTATGCAACTAACGGGGTTTTTAGCACAAACTACAATTTTACCTAGTAATTATTGGTGCTTGCCAGTTTCAGTTCGATCATTAGCCAAAGTTTTGATTTTAGAACAAGCCATCATGAAACAAAACAGTCAAGTATTACTTCAAGTTAAAAATTTACCCCGAGCAGTTTATTTTGATCAAACGTTGACAGAAGCACAAACTGAAGGGAAATTAGTTGATTTATTAGTTTTTATAAGAATTGGTCTGGTTTGTGACTATGATTTTTTGCAAGATTTGCACCAAAATTTTCCAAATCAACAATTGGTTTATCGACGCTCTTTTGCGGCTTTCATAGCAGATTTGATTGACTACTATGCGGAATCTTTTGAAATAGAAGAGTTTGGGCAATTGTTTGAAGCCGCTTTTTATCAGATCGAAAATGGACATTTGCTATCTTCTAATATGAAACGATTATTTGGGATTTTATTTCATTTGTTTTGGTGTGATGCTAATCATGAGCTTCATTTTAATTTCAAAAATTTTTTAATTTGGTTTCAACAACTAGGCTACCCGATTCATTTGCCAACGCAGATTTCTTTAGTCGATTATCAGTTGCAAGTTTTAGATAAAGCGCAAAAAGAAGCACCAATTGTCACATTAGAAAGAATTGGCAAAGTGGGTAGGAAAACTAAAATTACTGTAAAATCATTGCAACAAGCAATTGAAAAATATCAAGCTACTTTAAAGGAGATTAGGGAAAGTTAATGGAAAAATCTTATAGTGAACAAATGCTCGAAGCATTAGAAAATGAAGATTTGGTGAGTGCCAATTTAGCTTTTAATCAAGCATTAGTGCATGATGATGATAGCCAACTGCATGAATTAGCACAGTATTTATTGCAAATTGGCTTTTTGGAAGAAGCAGAACAAA
The genomic region above belongs to Enterococcus saigonensis and contains:
- the rpsN gene encoding 30S ribosomal protein S14, which produces MAKKSKIAKAKKQEAMIARYAATRYELKKARDYAALAKLPKDSNPNRLKNRDRIDGRPRGYMRKFGMSRVKFRELAHEGKIPGVKKASW